DNA sequence from the Clostridiales bacterium genome:
TAAAATTCGCTATCAAAATCTGATATCTTACTTATACTGTCTTTTAAAAATGTATCTTCTACGCTTTTTAAATCTTCCTCTATTATAGTATCATCTTCAAAATCAGTATCACCTGGTTGACCTTGACTTTCTTCGCTCATATCCTCTATGAAGAAGCTATCACTTTCGTCTAAATAATCACTCTCGTCTCCTTCAATATTGATGTTCATATCCTCTAGGTCGTCTTCAACAGATTCTTTTATAGCTATTTCTTCTTGTTCCTCTGAATAAACCTTTACATCCAGTGCTAAACTTTGCAGTTCTTTTATCAATACCTTGAATGACTCTGGTATGCCTGGCTCTGGTATATTCTCACCTTTAACTATTGCCTCATATGTCTTCACTCTTCCTACTACATCATCTGACTTAACTGTCAAAATCTCTTGTAATGTATACGCAGCTCCATATGCTTCCAATGCCCAAACTTCCATCTCTCCAAATCTTTGACCACCGAACTGAGCCTTTCCTCCTAACGGTTGCTGTGTAACTAGCGAATATGGTCCTGTAGATCTTGCGTGTATTTTGTCATCAACCAAATGAGCTAGCTTCAACATATACATGTATCCTACTGTAACTCTATTATCAAATGGCAATCCTGTTCTTCCATCATACAATACAGTCTTTCCATCTGAATCTAATCCTGCCTTTTCCAATGTCTCTACTATATCATGCTCTGTAGCACCATCAAATACAGGAGTTGCTATCTTCCATCCCAACGCTTTTGCTGCATATCCTAAATGCACTTCTAACACCTGTCCGATATTCATACGAGATGGCACACCCAATGGATTTAGTACTATCTGTAATGGAGTTCCATCCGGTAAGAACGGCATATCCTCTTCTGGTAATATTCTGGATATAACACCCTTGTTACCATGTCTTCCCGCCATTTTATCTCCAACAGATATTTTTCTTTTTTGCGCTATATAAACTCTAACTAACTCATTTACCCCTGGTGGCAACTCGTCTCCATTTTCTCTTGTGAATACTTTCACATCTACTATAATACCATACTCTCCGTGTGGAACCCTAAGCGAAGTATCTCTTACTTCTCTTGCTTTCTCTCCAAATATCGCACGAAGTAATCTTTCTTCTGCAGTAAGTTCAGTCTCTCCTTTTGGAGTTACCTTTCCTACTAAAATATCCCCTGCTCTAACTTCAGCTCCTATTCTTATTATTCCTCTATCATCTAGATCTTTTAAAGAATCGTCACCCACATTTGGTATATCTCTTGTTATCTCTTCTGGTCCAAGCTTTGTATCTCTTGCCTCTGATTCATATTCCTCTATATGTATTGATGTAAATACATCCTCTTTTACTAATTTTTCATTTATTAGTATAGCATCCTCGTAGTTATAACCTTCCCATGTCATAAATCCTATTAGTATATTTCTTCCTAAAGATATCTCTCCATTGCACGTGGATGGACCATCCGCTATAACCTGACCTTTTTTAACTTTTTGATCCTTCCTAATTATAGGTCTTTGATTTATACACATACCCTGGTTAGAACGCTTATACTTTAATAATTTGTATCTGTCCTTATTTCCATTCTTTGTTCTTATAACTATCTCATCAGCCGATACATACTCAACTACTCCGTCATTCTTTGCAAGAACAACAACACCCGAATCACATGCTGCCTTGTATTCAATACCTGTACCTACAATAGGCGAATCTGGTTTTATCAATGGAACAGCCTGACGTTGCATGTTAGCTCCCATCAATGCACGGTTCGCATCATCATTTTCCAAAAATGGTATCATCGCAGTAGCAACCGACACCAACTGCCTTGGTGATACATCAACAAAATCTATCTTCTCTGCATCAACCTGCAAAATTTCATCTTTATATCTTGCTATAACCTGTTTATTTTTTATTACATTATGCTCATCTACCGGCTCTGTAGCTTGAGCAATAATATATTTATCTTCTTCATCAGCTGTTAAGTAAACAACTTCATCTGTTATTTTTCTATTTTTTTTGTCAACTTTTCTGTATGGCGCTTCTATAAAACCATACTCATTCACTCTAGCATATGTACTAAGCGATCCTATAAGACCTATGTTTGGTCCCTCTGGTGTTTCTATTGGGCACATACGTCCATAGTGAGTATGATGCACATCACGTACCTCAAACCCCGCTCTTTCCCTGCTAAGTCCCCCAGGTCCTAAGGCACTTAACCTTCTTTTATGAGTAAGCTCAGACAATGGATTTGTTTGGTCCATAAACTGTGACAACTGGCTGCTTCCAAAGAATTCCTTTATCGCAGCTGCAACCGGCCTTATATTTATGAGTGCCTGTGGTGTAACTACATCCATGTCTTGTATTGTCATTCTTTCCCTTACTACTCTCTCTAACCTAGACAATCCAATTCTAAACTGGTTCTGCAATAACTCACCTACAGAACGAAGTCTTCTATTTCCTAGATGGTCTATGTCGTCTGTCTCTCCTATCGAGCATGTCAAATTGATCATGTAACTTATAGAAGATATTATATCCTCTATAGTAATAAAC
Encoded proteins:
- the rpoB gene encoding DNA-directed RNA polymerase subunit beta, translating into MVRPVHMGDVVRMSYSKINEVLDLPNLIDIQKKSYKWFLDEGLREVFRDISPITDYAGNLVLEFVDYFLDNKIKYGVEECKERDTTYFSPLKAKVRLINRETGEVKEQEIFMGDFPLMTETGTFIINGAERVVVSQLVRSPGIYYADKIDKTGKKLYSNTVIPNRGAWLEYEIDSNDIISVRIDRTRKLPITVLIRALGISTDDEIIRLFGETEYLLATIQKDGTKTREEGLIEIYKRLRPGEPPTVESAEALMNSLFFEPKRYNLARVGRYKFNKKLSLATRITGYKVAQDVVNRETGEIILEKGEAVTEDIAKYIQNSGIDSVVLDVEGKEVKVIGNNVVDASAFVDFDPKEVGINEGVRIDVLKDILSKNTKQEDIKNAFKERHDELIPKFITIEDIISSISYMINLTCSIGETDDIDHLGNRRLRSVGELLQNQFRIGLSRLERVVRERMTIQDMDVVTPQALINIRPVAAAIKEFFGSSQLSQFMDQTNPLSELTHKRRLSALGPGGLSRERAGFEVRDVHHTHYGRMCPIETPEGPNIGLIGSLSTYARVNEYGFIEAPYRKVDKKNRKITDEVVYLTADEEDKYIIAQATEPVDEHNVIKNKQVIARYKDEILQVDAEKIDFVDVSPRQLVSVATAMIPFLENDDANRALMGANMQRQAVPLIKPDSPIVGTGIEYKAACDSGVVVLAKNDGVVEYVSADEIVIRTKNGNKDRYKLLKYKRSNQGMCINQRPIIRKDQKVKKGQVIADGPSTCNGEISLGRNILIGFMTWEGYNYEDAILINEKLVKEDVFTSIHIEEYESEARDTKLGPEEITRDIPNVGDDSLKDLDDRGIIRIGAEVRAGDILVGKVTPKGETELTAEERLLRAIFGEKAREVRDTSLRVPHGEYGIIVDVKVFTRENGDELPPGVNELVRVYIAQKRKISVGDKMAGRHGNKGVISRILPEEDMPFLPDGTPLQIVLNPLGVPSRMNIGQVLEVHLGYAAKALGWKIATPVFDGATEHDIVETLEKAGLDSDGKTVLYDGRTGLPFDNRVTVGYMYMLKLAHLVDDKIHARSTGPYSLVTQQPLGGKAQFGGQRFGEMEVWALEAYGAAYTLQEILTVKSDDVVGRVKTYEAIVKGENIPEPGIPESFKVLIKELQSLALDVKVYSEEQEEIAIKESVEDDLEDMNINIEGDESDYLDESDSFFIEDMSEESQGQPGDTDFEDDTIIEEDLKSVEDTFLKDSISKISDFDSEF